The following DNA comes from Xiphias gladius isolate SHS-SW01 ecotype Sanya breed wild chromosome 10, ASM1685928v1, whole genome shotgun sequence.
TGCACACGTACACCCACATAAGTGTAAATATGAACCTTAACAAAACGAAACCACATCAATTTCAAACACTAAGATTGATTTCTTTTCCTGCTGACCTGACAAAGAGCGATGTGATTGTGAAACAAGGAGCTATGCGTTCTGCTTTCATTACCAgcctctccctgctcctctgACAGGTCCAAGCGCCGGCTCTCCAGTTACCTCTTCTCTGAGGAACATCGGGAGCTTCTttcagaaaaaagaggaagacgAGACCAAGGTCACTCCACAGAAAAGCAAATCTCTTAAGCGTTCGAAGACAGGTAAAGCCATCATTTAATACCGGACAGGTTTCTCACATCAATCAGCCTCCTGGCTGCTAATAGCAAACTACTACAGACATTTGAATGGTTTTCTAGATTGTTTTAATGCAcatagcttgttttttttttttttttaccattacaTACACTACGTTGCCAAAGGTATGCAGGCACCCCGAcaaagtatgtggacacttGAACTTTACGCTCATATTTGATTGTTGAACAAATATTGGGCATGAATCTGCCTCCACCCTTCTGGTGtcagtctttccaccagatttCTTTGGAAACCTGGCTACGGGGATTttctcccattcagccacaagaacATTACCGATGTTGGGAGCTAAGTCCTGGCTCGCGGTCCTGTTCGTCCCACTGGCTCTTTGTAGGCCAGATAAGTTCCTCCACACCAAGCTGGGAGAAGCATTCCTTTATGGACCTGGGTTTTTTGTGGTCGGGGgcattgtcatgctgaaatAGGAAAAGGAACTGGACCTCATGGGCCCAAACCATGAAAAGCAGCCAGACCTAGAAGTAGAGTTCAAAAAAGAATCTGGGGAAGCTTGTACGCATACTTTCGGCCACATAGTGTATTCTGAAGGTACAACatgcagcctttttttcttcGCGGCAGGAGGTGTATATAGTTAGCATTGCACTGCTTTTCCTTAGTTAAAGTAGTTTCCACCTGCATGACACCTGTCTTTCAGGTATCAGCGTAAAGGCACGGTCACGTTTGCCTTCAATTGAACAACAGTGGACGCATTCAGCCCCCAAAAAAGGACGTAATGTGATGGTTGAGATGTGGTTAGTAAATAAAGGTTGAGCAGAGATCTCCAGTTGTAAATGGTGTGTGAAAGCAACGCTGCAGCTGGGAGTTTGGTAGTTTTATATTGTCCTCATTATGAAACACACTAGAATAATAACTCCTCTATTTTCCAAAAGCAGTGCATCAGTGTTCCTACCTGCCGACCATGTGTGTCATGCTTGCAGTTGAACAAGCGCTGACCGAGGCTAAACTCTGAACTGCAAGTTTGCTGGAGCTGGGTGCacccaaaaaaaggaaacacatcCTTGAACTTGAAAGCTTCGGCTAACTGTTGTTTCCATCACTGATCCTTTTCAGGTCAGGAACTTTGCTGTCCGCGTTGTGAAAATTTATCTTCGGCTTCACCGCAGAGCATTAAAGACAGTACAACACAGGGGTCAGGGCAGGGACACAAACAGCTCAGAGAGCAAAGGATCATAATCTGGGAAgctttattctttatatttaGTTCATATTTCTCACGTGGTTGCACCTGGGACTTTGCTATAGTTTTGTTAGCTATACTTGCTAACTTTCGGCTTTCCATACCACGTGACCATGCTGAAACATAAAATACCTTTCACCAAATTCCAAAGAAGGACACAAGTGACGTCTTTgaatgttcttgtttttttctgacccacaatccaaaacccaaagatattcagttgacaatgatataaaaacacagagaagcaggaaatcctcatatttaagaAGCTAAAACCAATGAATGTTTCTCTGTTGGGTTTCCCTCTGAAGCATCCACAGCCAATCCTCACAGCGTAAAAAAGTGGTCTAAAATGTACGTATCTGCTCCAAGCATCGCCGTTACCATATCGGGTAAAGCAATGAAATGAAACCTGCTGTTGCCGGTGTTGGTATAATTATAGTCATTGGCCATAGTGACCATGGAAATGGACCTTggtcacagcagatgttttgacAGGTCATTGCATTTAAAGCGCAGGTAAAAATCGATAACAGTAATAACAGCTTTACAGAAccaacattaatgtttttaaccGTAAGCACCCGTGCTTTCGTTGCTATGGAGAGTCAGAACGTCTGCTGTGAAATGACCTGTCGTAAGTAGATTAAAACGTTAGTTAGTCCAGTTAGTCTCTGTGGTGGCCTGGTGGACAATAGTGGACACTGAGTTCACAACACAAGGCACTGTTGGCGCTGACACTAgaaatggagggaaaacaaaagccCAGAAATCATCCTTGGGTCAATACAAACCAACTGGTCACATATTACTGCTGCTTTCAcataaaactgtgtgttttcccaTCCTCAGATCCCAACATGTCTACGTCCAGTGACCCTTTCAGAAAATCCTTCCGTCGAACCCTGAAACTCGGCACTAAGAGGGACAAGGAAAAAacctgcaaacaggagctgcttATAACTGACACCGAAGTCTCAtgtgaggagaagaaggaggggagagaggaggaggacgaggcgGAGTTGGCGGAGATCGAGGAGATGTACACACTGCCAGAAATACCCCACACACCACTGTCAGGTATAGTCTCTCCCACAGGTTTTTAATGTCTTATTTATCCCAGGAGGGTTTGCTGTCTTGTCTCGCTCAAAGGCACCTTGGCGGTAGTTACTGTCGGTGAAATGACCACTAAACGGCCACAGAGAGGCGCAAAACGACCAATTGTGTAGGAAACGTTATCCATTTGTCCTTCAGTTTGCAACCAATGGGCTGTCAACCTTGTAAATGTTTAAAGACACTCGTAGCTGCAAGTTACGaatgcaaccttttttttcataatgttcCTAAACACcttcctgtctccttctctgtctttacATTCAACTTGCgcttctttatctttctctgttttggCAACAGAGGCCGCCAGTGATAGGAATCTTATTCCTGGTGTGAATACACAGGGGTTCGGTTTGTCTGCATACACTGACGCCACCCTCTGACGTGTCTTACATCCTGTCTCAAAGCAGAGTCGCTGGTCAGTCAGGAGGGatttcctcacatttttaagAATTGGGACAGTTTTCCCGCTGTTCTTCCTCTTCAGGGAGTGTATGAATAAAAGGGGGAGGgtaacattttttctttacccatctttacattttatttcagccttACCTTTTGAGACATTGCATGATAAAGAAACCAAGTACTTACAtcaaaaagatgtaaatataaTAGAACAGTTACTGTCTGTACAAGTTTCCCCtcatttatgtattcatttgttagattatttatatattttcacgttatttatttcttcataaaTTTCATATGATGTCACTTTTGGGTCCCGACAAGGACGTATAAAACCACTGCCAACATGTAAACACGTGCAACCGGCCACATGACTGCTATATACACTATACATAGTAAAAGCTTATGCTCCTCTGGCACCCTCAGAGATATCTTGGTATCTGGCTTGGGTCTACCATGACACCCCATGGTAATGTCTGAGGTACCTTGGTACTACTGTATCATTACTGCGGTGCACCACAGTGCTGACGCGCCCACGTCGGGACGCGCTGCTTCACTGTAACACTCGAgccgtgtgtgtttgcactccATTTTTGCACGTTTAGATACCGTAGTAAGAACTGTTAAATTTACGCCCAAACATCTAAACATAACAGAAAATGACTGCAGGTTAGACTGTGATTCGCTACTTTCTGCTACCTCTGCATCTCTTCCAGTCACACTCGGTGGTTTACAGCCCGTCCCAGGTTGGGGTCATTTTCCTTCCACCTTACTCTCTATCCCTCAACCCTAGAGTCGGGTCATTTTCCCCGTGGAGGTGGAAAGTTTACGACCACCAGCCACGTGATCAGGTGTCTCTCCTGGACGCAATGAATGCCGAGTGTTTGGACATAACGGCAGAAGATTGTCAGGATGGACCGGGCTGCAAAAACGGTCTTTCCCAGGTGTATTTCAAGAGAGGACATGAGGTGTGATGTGGATTAGAACTTGTGGCCAAATGCAGAAGACAGTATTGACTGGCGCTGTTGTATTTCTATATCTCTAGCTATTCTATGCGCGTACGATAATAGTTTTGTATTGCATTGCTgatattacttttgttttattttgtgaaccTTTGAATAACTCaatgcaaaaatgttgaaactgAATAAGCTGTTGAAGCTTACTGCagcatttctgattcatttcattCCAGTGTTGCAAATGTGAGCTCAGTACAGAGAAATGTGAGTTAGCAATCctaaaaaactgttttggagAGATTCACCATCCACTCTGCTTATTTCCAGTGATGCAGATCAGCAAGCTGATAGAGATGGAGGTGCTGGAGGAGGCTCACCTACACCTGCTCGCCCTGCGGCGGGAGTTCCAGCAGGAACGGGAGCAGTGTGGTGAGGACTCACCCGTGGAGCTGGTCAAGAAGGAAAAAGACCTCAACCTCCTCTATGGAGACCTGAGGAACAAGGTCAAGGCCATAGTGCGCGACTCCAACTCTCTTCCCTCCAGAAACAAGGGGCTGCTGGTCCCCGTGGCCCGCATCatccaggaggaggagaagagagccGAGGAGCCAGGAGGGCTGCCGGGCAGCTGGATGGAGGCCTGGAGGGAGGCGGTGGCCGAGGGGGTGCAGGTGAAGGTGGAAAGCGTTTACCTGGAGCAGAGGGAGCACAGCGCCTCTTGGCTGTCTGTTCACCTGGGTCTGCTGGGTAAGGCCATCGTGGAGGACCTGGAGAATGTGAAGAGGGAGCTGCGTAGGTCTTACCCGCCCAGCTTCAAAGTCTTCAGCGCCTACGTGAAGAGCTATCACAGAGACGTCGGGCAGCATCTGAAGAAGCTGGAGCAGCAGGTGACGGAGCTGAAGGATCTGCACGCTCTGCTGGACTGGACCATCAACAGATACAAGAGGTCAGTGAATCAATACGGCCACTTCCCGGGAACACAGTGACATAGTTTACACCTGTTGACACCTGGAGGCCTCTCAGACGACCGCTCTCAGAGCATAAACCAGGACATCGAGAATGACCGATCTAAAGAGTACTTTACACTAACGTAAATATAATACAAATCATAGAAACCAGATTGGCATAACTTCCATTTCTGTTGCTTCGTTTTTTACTTTACACTACAggtttttttggtgttttttttggccGTCTTTCCCTAAGACAACACGCAGTAACAGTAGCAAATAAGAAGTTTGCTACTGTTACTCAGTCAGGGCATGTTTTACATCCTGGACCCAAGCCAGCACATCAGTGGAGAGTTGAGCATTCCTAAAGTCCAACTAaaattaaattcctttttttttttttttttttttaaatctgccacAGCACGCATATTTGCTCTGTAGATCTTTTGTCCTGTgagatatttttggttttcatgaTGGCGCCCCCGTAGTTTTACTTCAATTTAACCGAACCCTGTTCTGGTGTCGGTCTACGTAGATGGAGACCTTATTTTGATACAGCAAACTAAATCTTGCATAAAGCAGCAAGGTCAGTGTTGTATCTCTGGTGGAGCGGACCGCCACACCGAGCCAACCTGTCAAGTCTCCTGCTTATCTAATTCCGACTTATCtaacaaacatgaacacacgtCTTGTCCTGCACCCCGGCTTGTCGAGTGAACATTCGCCGGGGAAAAGTGCACTGCTAACGCCAGCCTGcagctaattagctaattagctaaaCAGCTAATTAGCTTAAAAAGCATGTGAACGTGTCTGCAAAAGTCACTGCAGTTCGGTCAGGTGCTTCTGTGGTCCTTACTGGAAATGTAGCGACGGAGCACGCTTGTTCAGTCCCTGCTGTCAAACGACTTTAACATCAGAATCGGTTTCCCTCTCAGGTCTACGATGTCCTCCGCGGCTCTAGAGCAGCCTCGTCAAATGTGTGAGAAGACAACCCCCAGTTATGCCATCAGGCTCACTCAGCTTGGGCTCGGCCACTGCACCTGCAAACTGGGATCATTGGGTTTTGAAAGACGTAGGTGTTTACCAGGCAGAGAGCGGGTCTAATGAAAGCCAAGTTTATAGAATCCAGGGGCTAAAACTTGGGATATTTCAGCCTCcgctgctttgatttttaacCCTTATAAAAACCTGTCTCTTGCGAATTCCCCCGACTTCATGGACGTGCATTACTAAACTGACGGAGTACCTTCTTCTTACAGCCCGGGTCATATTTTCACTGTTATGGACATTATTCCTACAAGGTTATGATAAAATCCCACTCACCTGTGAGATTAGCACCTGGTAACACTTACGACACTGACAGTAATTGCAGTTCGATGCATTTTTGTCCCAGCATTCAAATGACATAGAGGATGACATGAGGCATTTTGGAAAGGAAAGATGAGAAGAATGACACGGAATAAAAGTCCTCGGCCAGACGCGAATCAGGGACATTATGTATACACGACCCGTCTGACTGTCTTCCTGGAAGAATTGTTTGCAGTCTCGAACTTGTCGGAAATACCCCAAACAGATCTAAAAAGGCATCTCGGCCGCCCGCGTATGAGTTCACGGATGGTGCGGACAGAGGTGTGTAGAGGACACCCGGCGACGCCCCAGCGCCACAGCGAGAGCATGAGCGGGGGAGGCGGTTAGAAAAAGAGGCAGCGGCTGCTGACGTTTGTTTGTTGCATCAGGTCAAAACTACCCAAAAACCTGAGCTCGAAACAACATTtgggagacaaaaaaataaacagctggtCTGATAAAAAAGAGGCACAACACTCTCCAGAggccaaaatggaaaaaatataatcagGTCATCACATTTCTCACAGATTAGCCAATTTAAAGTACATTACACTAAAGTTAAGTTTATACTCTGCATCATACATATACTGAGACTGTTCTTACTGACTGTCACTATCACATGCACAAAGTTCATGAAAGGCGATTGGCCTTTCATGAACTTTGAGTTTCATGAACCTAAAGAAATGATGGATTCCtcctaaacatttttttttttgcatttgcgATGACTGGTGTTTACAGTGCCGTACTTGCAGCGGAGAAGCCCGTGAGCCACCTGCAGCGTCTCCGGGGAAGGATTTATCGTATTTGATCAGAAATAATTGTATGTTACAACAATTCTCTCGTTCCAAAACATCACGTAAAGCTCTCGTTTCCCAAATCCCTTCAGACCCAATGAGTTCTGGTCAAATCTGACAGGAGGCGACACGTCTTCGGCATTCTTTAGTGCCCACAGATTGCAGTACAATGAAATGTTGTGAAGGTGTCTTGTTTCCACCCCCGGCAGCGAGAGGATTATGGGAAGCCTGTCCCTGCAGCCGGACATGAGGGATGAAAGCACCGACCTGCAGCTGGAGGAAAACTTCCTGGAGCAGCTGAAGGAGAAATACTGCTGCAGACTGAAGGTGAGGACACCGGCATCGTATcgtctgtaatttttttttcaggtcttcGGGGGTTTTCGTTACCTCGTAGAGTTATTAAAAgcttacacttttttttttaagacccAGTATTTTTTTCACGAGGATTCAGGATTTCTCGGTAATGGCCTCAATCTATCTACGGCCCTGGGAGCGCTGAGTGATGAGATAATATAAAGTGTGTCTCCAGTGGAGGATCAGAAGACTTGGTGTCTAACTCGATGCTGGTGAACACGGGCCCGAGGCATTAGTTTGACAAGATGAGTCAAAATAGAGACCTCATTTCATCATATTTAACCTCGACTCATCTCAGTGCACTTTTCTATTTTTCCGGCCTTGAGTATTAAATAGATCAATCGGACATTATGAAGTAAAATAATCGTGCGAAAGAATACAGATGctatatttaaacattaaattgtcattttaaaatgtccttcTTCTGAAATTTCGTAACATAATTTCTCTCagtgaattttttatttcataacgTCGCTTTTCATTATGTGATTATGTGGAGGGAGCACAGAGAGCTGAATCCACACAATAAAGACTAATGATCATGCTGTGATTCATTTCACTTCATAGTGGAGTTGAGATATAAACACTGAGATCCACGTTTTCATCTACCTCTTGGCTCTGAGGTGGAAATTGTTGCCCATCTCTACAAATATTCACCCCACCCTGCTTTTCTCCACTGGTCACTGCAGCTGGACATGAGATCTTCGCTCGACAGCCTCATTGAACTTGAAAAGGAAGAAGTTTGGAGGGACTGCAGAACTccagggaaggaggaggactTCCTCAACTCCCCGCTTCATATGGACATCTGGACGGTACGCTATCACGTGTTTTCTTCATGTGGTTAAGACCAAAACATCTTTCCAAAAGTTTTCTTGAAATATCACATGGTAGGTTTGCTTTACTGTATTCAAAATCAAGCATAAATGTCGGAAAACGTATGTGCTAAAAGTaatgtataattatttttttttagcagacaCATCCTGACCATCGGTTAAAGTCTGCCTTTATGAAAGCACACAAGTACCTAAAATACACAGGAGATATAATCTCgtttttttggaagaaaagtGTCTGTGCATCTTCATTTTGCTTAAAAGCATTCCTtaaactttttctgtttcaaaagatatttcaaaaacaagaaaattaaatacTTATGTATTagtaaatgcaatatttatttctaaatacGCACCTTTGTTGTTAGGCCTGATAATGATTCAGATATTCTTGTTTTCTATGTGGCTTAACAGGTTtgagtttatgtttttttcccagttctgttgttgctgtttgtgctcccttttttttccttcaaattattatttgtgtttatttttgtggttgtcagtttgctttttcttgtatttgtgTCTCCCTCCAAAATCAAATGGCCAAGTATCCAATCATCAAGCCTTACGGTCTGCGGGGTGAATTTCAGTGTCAGGGGAACATTGAACTTAATCCGGCGAGGACACAGTTCGGTGTCGAGATGACGCCAGTGAGATGTTTTGTCTGATCCAACCCGGCGCAACACAGTGTTTCGCCCACGTAGCGGCAGCAGAGAGCTTCACTTTGACTTTGacactgttttggtttctctctctAGAAAGTGGAGGGAATCGTTGTTAACTCTAAACAAATTGATGCTCAGCTGGAACAGAGAGTCATCTCTTCCTGCCTCGAGGAATTGAAACAGTTCCCCAAAAGGTACGTCAGCACcgaacaaaaaaagaaaaaagaaaacacacaatgaatGTGTACGTATACTTAAAGTTATTAATGTACTCTATGTTTACTGATAGTAAATGTGAGAataattttcactttgttacTTTTGACAAATATTCAGCCTGCAGGGTCATCCAAGGCATCTTAGAGAGGAAGGCTGCCACCTCATCGCATAGCAATAGAACAGAAACACgtgaaatgagctgaaagacacaacagtgccccccccccccccattttggCAGATTTGAGTCTTTGAGACTTGAGCCATTGTTGTATCTTAACAGTGGGTCAAATGATTGTGTTTAGTGACACAATGATGAAACCACCAAGAGTAATAACAAGCTCTACAaagcttttcagcctcttttagtTCATTGTTTCGGTTTTTCTATCAGTCTTATTAGTTACCAACACATAACCACTAAATAAGTAACAACATATAAAAGTTTGTCTTCAATTTCACGCTCCAAGTCtttaaagggctttttttttttttcattgactcATTCATAACAACTTATTTCAGTTCTTCTAGTATCTATAAGAACAATAAGAGACAATAGGctcctgggcacagacatgtaaaaggccccccCGCCCCTCCATACATAGGTGCAAGACACGCAGACTGAAAGCTGCCACGTCATTTGCAgccgttttgtgtctctttggggTCACTGtgagtctctttgtagtttGTTGTTCGCAATCGCTTCAGACTGAAGCTCTGGCCCCTGGGGCCCCCACGCCTGTTCAGTAATCCTTCCATGACGCCAAGTACATAAGACTGTCGTCActtctatttatttaatttatgagAGAGGAGGT
Coding sequences within:
- the exoc3l4 gene encoding exocyst complex component 3-like protein 4, producing the protein MESGSQPPPSPSPSAGSPVTSSLRNIGSFFQKKEEDETKVTPQKSKSLKRSKTDPNMSTSSDPFRKSFRRTLKLGTKRDKEKTCKQELLITDTEVSCEEKKEGREEEDEAELAEIEEMYTLPEIPHTPLSVMQISKLIEMEVLEEAHLHLLALRREFQQEREQCGEDSPVELVKKEKDLNLLYGDLRNKVKAIVRDSNSLPSRNKGLLVPVARIIQEEEKRAEEPGGLPGSWMEAWREAVAEGVQVKVESVYLEQREHSASWLSVHLGLLGKAIVEDLENVKRELRRSYPPSFKVFSAYVKSYHRDVGQHLKKLEQQVTELKDLHALLDWTINRYKSERIMGSLSLQPDMRDESTDLQLEENFLEQLKEKYCCRLKLDMRSSLDSLIELEKEEVWRDCRTPGKEEDFLNSPLHMDIWTKVEGIVVNSKQIDAQLEQRVISSCLEELKQFPKRFELEFKRHCSALRPQPLWAKYQITYINSFTALQQHMEGYGGACPDEVEGFRKEVNWLIVRLTQGLEDQFKDDVKPYLRRMMTRKWLTDDEDFDQLYRRTKLLSENCALMRPPHVQPFASRLHYHVVRDYIGQLMKNNYSCKNRKHEKAAAKIRRQWDKLVDVFEDMGSTHKWLYPVGDDLSNIIGQKNKADIKDQIKPLVEHYPDFSRRHLVAVLNFRGLLRGSEHQLILQRFTELKKKLASAGSNKSQVLFGDMQVTINTDFLSSLPFPCLR